The following coding sequences lie in one Halogeometricum rufum genomic window:
- a CDS encoding ABC transporter ATP-binding protein, with the protein MATLEIKNLHAEVAEEDGEQILRGVDLEVNSGDIHALMGPNGSGKSTMAKIIAGHPVYEVTDGAILLHLEDDEFGEEFDIPEDKRTWNLLDLEPNERAALGIFLGFQYPAEIEGVTMTNFLRTALNAKIEEREELFEEDDEAEEADADDEDSGYDTSPMEGPADEGEVGVAEFQQLLKEKMEQLDMDEKFMQRYLNAGFSGGEKKQNEVLQAAILEPSIAVLDEIDSGLDIDRLQDVSKGINALRDEQGTGILQITHYQRILEYVEPDHVHIMLDGKVVKSGDASLAEQLEDEGYDWVREEVYEAA; encoded by the coding sequence ATGGCTACACTCGAAATCAAGAACCTCCACGCGGAAGTCGCGGAGGAAGACGGTGAACAGATTCTTCGTGGCGTCGACCTGGAAGTCAACTCTGGCGATATTCACGCGTTGATGGGCCCGAACGGATCCGGGAAGTCGACGATGGCGAAGATCATCGCCGGCCACCCCGTGTACGAAGTGACCGACGGGGCGATTCTCCTCCACCTCGAAGACGACGAGTTCGGCGAGGAGTTCGACATTCCGGAGGACAAACGCACGTGGAACCTCCTCGACCTGGAGCCGAACGAGCGCGCCGCGCTCGGTATCTTCCTCGGCTTCCAGTACCCCGCCGAAATCGAGGGCGTGACGATGACGAACTTCCTCCGCACGGCGCTCAACGCCAAGATCGAAGAGCGCGAGGAGCTCTTCGAGGAGGACGACGAGGCCGAGGAAGCCGACGCCGACGACGAGGACTCGGGCTACGACACCTCGCCGATGGAAGGCCCCGCCGACGAGGGCGAAGTCGGCGTCGCCGAGTTCCAGCAGCTCCTGAAGGAGAAGATGGAGCAGCTCGACATGGACGAGAAGTTCATGCAGCGGTACCTCAACGCCGGGTTCTCCGGCGGCGAGAAGAAGCAGAACGAAGTGCTGCAGGCCGCCATCCTCGAACCGTCCATCGCGGTGCTCGACGAGATCGACTCCGGGCTGGACATCGACCGCCTACAGGACGTCTCGAAGGGTATCAACGCCCTCCGCGACGAACAGGGCACGGGCATTCTCCAGATTACTCACTACCAGCGCATCCTCGAGTACGTCGAACCCGACCACGTCCACATCATGCTCGACGGGAAAGTCGTCAAGAGCGGCGACGCCTCCCTCGCAGAGCAGTTGGAGGACGAGGGGTACGACTGGGTCCGCGAGGAAGTGTACGAGGCCGCGTAA